The window GTGACGGAGGACCTGGACGCGCGCGGCTGCATCGTCTCCGCCGGCGCCGTCCTGGCCGCGGCCGACGCGACGCTGGGGATGGAAGGGGTGCCGCAGAGCGGAACGGGCCAGACGACGCTCCTCACCGGGCGCAACGCGGCGCGGGTGTACGGGCGGCACTTCGGGCCCTGGGTCCCCACGGCGCTGCGCGAGATGCTGGCGGCGGAGAACCTCCTGCGCCGCGCGCGCGACGCGGGGCGCACGGTTGCGTTCGCCAACGCGTATCCCATCGCGCTGATCGACGCGGACCCGCGCATCTTTCGCCGTCCGGCCGCGCCGCCGCTGGCCGCCATCTCCGCCGGCGCCCTCACGCGCGACGTGGCGCAGCTGGTGGCGGGCGAGGCGGTCGCCTCCTCCATCACCAACGACCGCTGGCGCCAGCGCACGGCCGAGGTGCCGCCGGTGAGCGCGGAGCAGGCGGGGCGCAACCTGGCCGCCATCGCCGCCGGGGCGGAGGTGACGCTGTACGCGCACTACGACACGGACCACGAGGGGCACCGCGGCGGGATGGAGGGCTCCGTGGCCGCGCTGGAGCGGGTGGACGCCTTCCTGGGCGGGCTGACCGGCGCGCTCGGCCCCGAAACGCTGCTGGTGATCTCCAGCGACCACGGCAACGTGGAAGACGTGCGCGAGGGACACACCCTGAACCGCGTTCCGGTGCTGGCGATCGGC of the Longimicrobium sp. genome contains:
- a CDS encoding alkaline phosphatase family protein, with product MDPATLQPPSRAILVFLDGVGIGPADRAVNPFAAATLPNIRGMLGGRLPVTEDLDARGCIVSAGAVLAAADATLGMEGVPQSGTGQTTLLTGRNAARVYGRHFGPWVPTALREMLAAENLLRRARDAGRTVAFANAYPIALIDADPRIFRRPAAPPLAAISAGALTRDVAQLVAGEAVASSITNDRWRQRTAEVPPVSAEQAGRNLAAIAAGAEVTLYAHYDTDHEGHRGGMEGSVAALERVDAFLGGLTGALGPETLLVISSDHGNVEDVREGHTLNRVPVLAIGPGREVLARRIRTIADVAPAILGLLDIPTQPEATT